Proteins encoded in a region of the Streptobacillus felis genome:
- a CDS encoding Fic family protein, with amino-acid sequence MKNKILKDKYSMTLEENIFVVKRNLVDYLWKSANLEGIAVTFPQTEIIYEGMSVSGLRIKDINSITNLKHAWQFILDNIDIPLDFKFISQVNKIVGEYNVVPYAGDIRKSDVTMGGTSWKPEIPIKEVIEHNLIEFEKIENVTDRALTIMLYLMRTQIFYDGNKRTSMLIANLILIQNGRGVISIPIEHQEIFRELLIKFYETNNMDEIKKFLYQNCIDGINFK; translated from the coding sequence ATGAAAAATAAAATACTAAAAGATAAATATTCAATGACTTTAGAAGAAAATATATTTGTAGTTAAAAGAAATTTAGTTGATTATTTATGGAAGTCTGCAAATCTTGAAGGTATTGCTGTTACATTCCCTCAAACTGAAATTATTTATGAAGGTATGTCAGTAAGTGGACTTAGAATAAAAGATATAAATAGTATTACGAATTTAAAACATGCTTGGCAATTTATATTAGATAATATAGATATTCCTTTAGATTTTAAATTTATATCTCAAGTAAATAAAATTGTTGGAGAATATAATGTTGTTCCTTATGCTGGAGATATTAGAAAATCTGATGTAACAATGGGTGGAACAAGTTGGAAGCCAGAAATACCAATTAAAGAAGTGATTGAACATAATTTAATTGAATTTGAAAAAATAGAAAATGTTACTGATAGAGCATTAACAATAATGTTGTATTTGATGAGAACACAAATTTTTTATGATGGTAATAAAAGAACATCTATGTTGATTGCAAATTTAATTCTAATACAAAATGGGAGAGGGGTTATTTCAATACCCATTGAACATCAAGAAATATTTAGAGAATTATTAATTAAATTCTATGAAACAAATAATATGGATGAAATAAAAAAATTTTTATATCAAAATTGTATAGATGGTATTAATTTTAAATAA
- a CDS encoding YadA-like family protein: protein MKINELKRWLKRKVSIDSKTIIVFLITGLLALGGTISYSAFEGGTQKEYNTDPANKPTETILIDAGYNIPTGKTKLNKSLIIGGYYESAGSTTARQYNTIIGNTAKVYDVSHSLSLGGDIYGKPGENYQRSNIAIGNFTTVGDGVKSINQSIAIGAGDNPRPRNLLNESWEAVKKKNIYGAWAKGDQSIALGGNTVAYGDTSIAIGGDDINKAIEKTVTYTDVDGNVVEGATLKDAFKNFTGIELTPGYKFTGYTPTTANTMAISIGTQAQAEDLGIAIGLRARAEKINTMAIGSGATANLDNSVAIGPGSSTDRPGRKQETYEYNGVTYNWAGGEKIVSGDIVSFGKIGYERQLKNVAAGEVSETSTDAINGSQLNEVIKKLSNTTLTYFHTNNNDPNQAVGNPVTNNGTIDSKAGALGNNSITAGYYANTSEDALRAIAIGEKSFSGGIASVSLGANARSEGLSSIALGATANSTGDESTALGSGANSIGNNSTALGNSSVATIDSSVSLGSYSSTDAAVATNEAIVGPLTYNGFAGNNPHSIVSIGNKNEGITRQLQNVAAGQISKTSTDAINGSQLYATNNALGNLTTATKTILGGNATITPSGDNAGEITMTNIGDTGKDNIHDAIKATKFEITANEGEEANSTTGNVTLTSKEGKDGNTIYDIKLADKVTLGSGDKAVTVDGTTGTIGGLSNKTFNPTNITSGQAATEDQLKSLHDSINTNISNYGFNVTSGKEGSGTTSGTVSVSKVSKDETVTLKAGDNLDIKQDGKNFTYSLSKDITGINSIELKGETGKDGVTIKGPDGQDGLDGKLGISGKDGKDAVSLSGKDGVGTIGLKGADGKSADIQVSNGKDGLDGLNPNGKTRIVYEPKDSEGNPILDKDGAPVKEEVATLNDGLKFAGDNGDSEDNIIKKALNEKLEIVGGADKDKLSDNNIGVNAKDGKLEVKLSKELKDLTSAEFKDADGNTTVINPTGITLTPSEAGKNPVTLSNTGLDNGGNQITNVASGGNVETNAANIGDVKKLSTKITANEGEEANSTTGNVTLTSKEGKDGNTIYDIKLADKVTLGSGDKAVTVDGTTGTIGGLSNKTFNPTNITSGQAATEDQLKSLHDSINTNVSNLGNNTIKLGGDTGETDEQSLNKDGGIQFNIKGSELVKTTAEGTDITIDLSDKVKDELGKGVAANSGVASAVAMANLPQVSNIAGHRHNIAGAYGYYNGEHAFALGLSGLNETGNLVYKASGSLNTKGHVALGAGLGYQFDKLESRRKDMLTLQRNGNINLLDEKVYELDNEVKELKEKNKSLEDRVSELERLMKEFIKK from the coding sequence ATGAAAATAAATGAATTAAAGAGATGGCTTAAAAGAAAAGTAAGTATAGATTCTAAAACAATAATAGTATTTCTAATAACAGGATTATTAGCTTTAGGTGGTACAATATCATATTCTGCTTTTGAGGGTGGTACTCAAAAAGAATATAATACAGATCCTGCAAATAAACCTACGGAAACTATATTAATTGATGCAGGGTATAATATACCTACTGGAAAAACAAAATTGAATAAATCTTTGATTATAGGTGGATATTATGAATCAGCAGGTTCTACAACAGCAAGGCAGTATAATACTATAATAGGAAATACAGCTAAGGTATATGATGTTTCACATAGTTTATCTCTTGGTGGGGATATCTATGGTAAACCAGGAGAGAATTACCAGAGAAGTAATATAGCTATAGGTAATTTTACAACAGTTGGTGATGGTGTAAAATCTATAAATCAATCAATAGCTATAGGTGCTGGAGATAATCCTCGTCCAAGAAATTTATTAAATGAATCTTGGGAAGCTGTAAAGAAAAAAAACATATATGGTGCATGGGCTAAAGGGGACCAAAGTATTGCCCTTGGTGGAAATACTGTTGCATATGGTGATACATCAATTGCAATAGGTGGAGATGATATTAATAAAGCAATAGAAAAAACAGTTACTTATACAGACGTAGATGGGAATGTAGTTGAGGGGGCTACTTTAAAGGATGCTTTTAAGAATTTTACAGGAATTGAATTAACTCCAGGATATAAATTTACTGGATACACACCAACAACTGCAAATACAATGGCAATATCTATAGGAACTCAAGCACAAGCAGAAGATTTAGGTATTGCAATAGGATTAAGAGCAAGAGCTGAAAAAATAAATACAATGGCAATTGGATCAGGGGCCACAGCCAATCTAGACAATTCAGTTGCTATTGGACCAGGTTCTTCTACAGATAGACCTGGGAGAAAACAGGAAACTTATGAATACAATGGAGTTACATATAATTGGGCTGGAGGAGAAAAAATTGTTTCAGGTGATATAGTTTCTTTTGGAAAAATTGGGTATGAAAGACAACTGAAAAATGTTGCGGCAGGTGAAGTTAGCGAAACTTCAACAGATGCTATTAATGGTTCACAGTTAAATGAAGTTATAAAAAAATTAAGTAATACTACATTAACTTATTTTCATACAAATAATAATGATCCAAATCAGGCTGTTGGCAATCCAGTAACTAATAATGGTACTATAGATTCTAAAGCAGGAGCATTAGGAAATAATTCAATTACTGCTGGATATTATGCAAATACAAGTGAAGATGCTCTTAGAGCAATTGCTATTGGAGAAAAATCATTTTCTGGAGGTATAGCTTCGGTATCACTTGGAGCTAATGCTCGTTCTGAAGGATTAAGTTCTATTGCATTAGGAGCAACAGCTAATTCAACAGGAGATGAATCAACAGCACTAGGAAGTGGAGCAAATTCAATTGGAAATAATTCAACAGCATTAGGTAACTCATCTGTTGCAACAATAGACTCATCAGTTTCTTTAGGATCATATTCTTCTACAGATGCTGCAGTAGCAACAAATGAAGCAATAGTAGGACCACTAACATACAATGGTTTTGCAGGAAATAATCCACATTCAATTGTTTCTATAGGTAATAAAAATGAAGGAATTACTAGACAATTACAAAATGTAGCAGCAGGTCAAATTAGTAAAACTAGTACAGATGCAATAAATGGATCACAACTTTATGCAACTAACAATGCTTTAGGTAATTTAACAACTGCTACTAAGACAATTTTAGGTGGAAATGCAACTATAACACCAAGTGGAGATAATGCTGGTGAAATTACAATGACTAATATTGGAGATACTGGTAAAGATAACATACATGATGCAATAAAAGCAACTAAATTTGAAATAACAGCAAACGAAGGAGAAGAGGCAAATTCTACTACAGGAAATGTAACATTAACATCTAAAGAAGGAAAAGATGGTAATACAATTTATGATATTAAACTTGCAGATAAAGTAACACTAGGTAGTGGAGATAAAGCAGTTACAGTAGATGGAACAACAGGAACAATAGGGGGATTAAGTAATAAGACATTTAATCCAACTAATATAACTAGTGGACAAGCAGCAACAGAAGATCAATTAAAATCTTTACATGATAGTATAAATACTAACATAAGTAATTATGGATTTAATGTAACATCAGGAAAAGAAGGAAGTGGAACTACATCAGGGACAGTATCAGTAAGTAAGGTATCTAAAGACGAAACAGTAACATTAAAAGCTGGGGATAATTTAGATATAAAACAAGATGGTAAAAACTTTACATATTCATTATCAAAAGATATAACAGGAATAAATAGTATAGAGTTAAAGGGAGAAACAGGAAAAGATGGAGTAACAATAAAAGGGCCAGATGGACAAGATGGTTTAGATGGTAAGCTAGGTATTTCTGGAAAAGATGGAAAAGATGCAGTATCACTATCAGGAAAAGATGGAGTAGGAACAATAGGATTAAAAGGTGCAGATGGAAAATCAGCAGATATACAAGTATCAAATGGGAAAGATGGATTAGATGGTTTAAATCCAAATGGTAAGACAAGAATAGTATATGAACCAAAAGATTCAGAAGGGAATCCAATATTAGATAAAGATGGAGCACCAGTAAAAGAAGAAGTAGCGACACTAAATGACGGATTAAAATTTGCAGGAGATAATGGAGATAGTGAAGACAATATCATTAAGAAAGCATTAAATGAGAAATTAGAAATAGTTGGAGGAGCAGATAAGGATAAATTATCAGACAACAACATAGGGGTAAATGCAAAAGATGGTAAGTTAGAAGTTAAGTTATCAAAAGAGTTAAAAGATTTAACAAGTGCAGAGTTTAAAGATGCTGATGGAAATACTACAGTAATTAATCCTACAGGTATAACATTAACACCATCAGAGGCAGGAAAAAATCCAGTAACATTATCAAATACAGGATTAGATAATGGAGGAAATCAAATAACTAATGTTGCATCAGGAGGAAATGTAGAAACAAATGCTGCAAATATAGGAGATGTTAAGAAACTTTCAACTAAGATAACAGCAAACGAAGGAGAAGAGGCAAATTCTACTACAGGAAATGTAACATTAACATCTAAAGAAGGAAAAGATGGTAATACAATTTATGATATTAAACTTGCAGATAAAGTAACACTAGGTAGTGGAGATAAAGCAGTTACAGTAGATGGAACAACAGGAACAATAGGGGGATTAAGTAATAAGACATTTAATCCAACTAATATAACTAGTGGACAAGCAGCAACAGAAGATCAATTAAAATCTTTACATGATAGTATAAATACTAATGTAAGTAATTTAGGGAATAATACCATCAAATTAGGTGGAGATACTGGAGAAACAGATGAACAAAGCTTAAATAAAGATGGAGGAATACAATTTAATATTAAGGGTTCTGAGTTAGTGAAGACTACAGCTGAAGGAACAGACATTACAATAGATTTATCAGATAAAGTAAAAGATGAACTTGGAAAAGGAGTTGCAGCAAATTCAGGAGTAGCAAGTGCAGTAGCAATGGCAAACTTACCACAAGTAAGTAACATAGCAGGACATAGACATAATATTGCAGGAGCATATGGATACTATAACGGAGAACATGCATTTGCATTAGGATTATCAGGATTAAATGAAACAGGAAACTTAGTATATAAGGCAAGTGGATCATTAAATACTAAAGGACATGTTGCACTTGGAGCAGGACTTGGATATCAATTTGACAAATTAGAATCAAGAAGAAAAGATATGTTAACATTACAAAGAAATGGAAATATAAATTTACTTGATGAAAAAGTTTATGAATTGGATAATGAAGTTAAAGAATTAAAAGAAAAAAATAAATCTCTTGAAGATAGAGTATCTGAACTAGAGAGATTAATGAAAGAATTTATTAAGAAATAG
- a CDS encoding transposase zinc-binding domain-containing protein, which translates to MFSKIKFIFTNSIKKFFSNKHIEHIKNSINKFLACGDLNKGFVTYRCPNCDFKHKMKLTCKSRLYNSCGYNYSIKWTNSITNHVINIPS; encoded by the coding sequence ATGTTTTCTAAAATCAAATTTATCTTCACTAACTCTATCAAGAAATTTTTCTCTAATAAACATATTGAGCATATCAAAAACTCAATTAATAAATTTCTTGCTTGTGGTGATTTAAACAAAGGTTTTGTTACATATAGATGTCCTAATTGTGATTTTAAACATAAAATGAAACTTACTTGTAAGTCCAGATTATATAATTCTTGTGGTTACAACTATTCTATTAAATGGACTAATTCTATTACTAATCATGTTATTAATATACCCTCATAG
- a CDS encoding transposase, with the protein MVTTLKILLNKKLLILLISCIKKDVRFSFNVGDNDVNNPKGIIKYLGIYLARVPIADYKITDIDLDNNKVTFMFNDLANDKNITFHTLDINEFVAKLLFHLPYKHY; encoded by the coding sequence ATGGTAACTACCCTAAAAATATTATTAAACAAAAAGCTATTAATATTGTTAATTTCATGTATAAAAAAAGATGTTAGATTCTCCTTTAATGTTGGTGATAATGATGTTAATAATCCTAAAGGTATTATTAAGTATCTTGGTATATATCTTGCTAGAGTTCCTATTGCTGATTATAAAATTACTGATATTGATTTAGATAATAATAAAGTTACTTTTATGTTCAATGATTTAGCTAACGATAAAAATATTACTTTTCATACATTAGATATTAATGAATTTGTTGCTAAATTACTTTTTCATCTACCATATAAACATTATTAA
- a CDS encoding YadA-like family protein, translating into MAIAIGATNRLKAGDQGNVDMAAIGYKNVVGNRWAVATGAWNHALGYYSTAVGIESNSVGSESAAVGRYAGSKGKNSAAFGNRVIARAENSTAFGVNTESIGLNSVAFGNKVIAKEDSSTVFGFNSHANSKGSIAIGNNITNIGENSVSVGYQANTNGKNSISVGHLSLANGESTTVFGNNSTSTGIRSIALGSSVNSIGSESVALGSGVTSRGNKTVAIGASQTQAIGASSVAIGDYAWTGPTGERGIAIGSRAFGYLADSITIGSNSETNALNAIAIGKSAQARNENAIALGANSVTSEPTPFSNANIDGGKGEVTYGTFAGNTPTSVVSIGNGNDKRQLKNVAAGEISSSSTDAINGSQLFFVAEKVSLLHENPIIFEGNTGKTDKKKLSEELNFEIKGENGITTSAAGNKVTINVEKGNVVSNTLEVTNGEGRVIGTDDLTIELKDGTITKDKLSKDLSDELDGKLNASDLVKGNLTGNGITVTGNGKLLDSNLELSITDGAITKDKLSNDLKNEIDNKLSDENITNEYLTNKLEKGNVVSNTLTVTNGNGRILGTEDLSIELKDGAITKDKLSDDLKNELDGKLSSSDLIKGNLNGTGITVTGNGKVLDGDLNISIDKSGKVEAGDNNLVTGDTVFNAINKADDKIKQAVEKATSAASGVASAVAMANLPQVSNIAGHRHNIAGAYGYYNGEHAFALGLSGLNETGNLVYKASGSLNTKGHVALGAGLGYQFDKLESRKKDMLTLQRNGNINLLDEKVYELENRVENLENKILELEKMLQEVLKK; encoded by the coding sequence ATGGCAATTGCGATAGGGGCAACTAATAGATTAAAAGCAGGAGATCAAGGTAATGTAGACATGGCTGCTATTGGATACAAAAATGTTGTAGGGAATAGATGGGCAGTTGCAACAGGAGCTTGGAACCATGCTTTAGGATATTATTCAACAGCTGTTGGAATAGAGTCAAATTCAGTAGGGAGTGAATCAGCTGCAGTTGGTAGATATGCAGGAAGTAAGGGGAAAAATTCGGCAGCTTTTGGTAATAGGGTTATAGCAAGAGCCGAAAATTCAACTGCTTTTGGAGTGAATACAGAATCTATAGGATTAAATTCAGTTGCTTTTGGTAATAAAGTAATAGCTAAAGAAGATAGTTCTACAGTTTTTGGATTTAATTCACATGCAAATTCAAAAGGCTCTATTGCAATTGGAAACAATATTACAAATATTGGTGAAAATTCTGTGTCTGTTGGATATCAGGCAAATACTAATGGTAAAAATTCAATTTCAGTAGGGCACTTATCTTTAGCAAATGGAGAAAGCACTACAGTTTTTGGGAATAACTCAACTTCAACTGGAATTAGATCTATTGCTTTAGGAAGTTCAGTAAATTCAATAGGGTCTGAATCAGTTGCTTTAGGATCAGGAGTTACTTCTAGAGGAAATAAAACTGTAGCAATAGGAGCTAGCCAAACACAAGCCATTGGAGCAAGTTCAGTTGCTATAGGGGATTATGCTTGGACAGGTCCAACAGGAGAAAGAGGAATTGCTATTGGGTCTAGAGCTTTTGGATATCTTGCAGATTCAATAACTATAGGTAGTAATTCAGAAACAAATGCATTAAATGCAATAGCTATAGGAAAATCAGCACAAGCAAGAAATGAGAATGCAATAGCTTTAGGTGCTAATTCAGTTACAAGTGAACCTACACCATTTTCTAATGCAAATATTGATGGAGGTAAAGGGGAAGTAACATATGGAACATTTGCTGGAAATACACCAACTTCGGTTGTTTCTATAGGAAATGGAAATGATAAACGTCAATTAAAAAATGTTGCAGCAGGAGAGATAAGTAGCTCATCAACAGATGCAATAAATGGATCACAACTATTTTTTGTAGCAGAAAAAGTTTCATTACTTCATGAAAATCCTATAATTTTTGAAGGTAATACAGGTAAAACAGACAAGAAAAAATTGAGTGAAGAACTTAATTTTGAAATAAAAGGTGAAAATGGAATAACAACTAGTGCAGCTGGAAATAAGGTTACAATAAATGTAGAAAAAGGTAATGTAGTTAGTAATACTTTAGAAGTAACTAATGGAGAAGGTAGAGTAATAGGAACAGATGATTTAACTATAGAATTAAAAGATGGCACAATTACAAAAGATAAGTTATCTAAAGATTTAAGTGATGAATTAGATGGTAAATTAAATGCTTCAGATTTAGTAAAAGGAAATTTAACTGGTAATGGAATTACAGTAACAGGAAATGGTAAATTACTAGATTCTAATTTAGAATTAAGTATAACAGATGGAGCAATAACAAAAGATAAATTATCAAATGATTTAAAAAATGAAATAGATAATAAGCTATCAGATGAAAACATAACTAATGAATACTTAACAAACAAATTAGAAAAGGGAAATGTTGTAAGTAATACTTTAACTGTGACTAATGGAAATGGAAGAATACTTGGAACAGAAGATTTAAGCATAGAGTTAAAAGATGGAGCAATAACAAAAGATAAATTATCAGATGATTTGAAAAATGAATTAGATGGTAAATTAAGTTCTTCTGATTTAATAAAAGGAAACTTAAATGGAACTGGAATAACAGTAACAGGAAATGGTAAAGTTCTTGACGGAGATTTAAATATTTCTATAGATAAATCAGGTAAAGTAGAAGCTGGAGATAACAATCTTGTCACAGGAGATACAGTTTTTAATGCAATAAATAAAGCTGATGATAAAATAAAACAAGCAGTTGAAAAGGCTACTTCTGCAGCTAGTGGAGTAGCAAGTGCAGTAGCAATGGCAAACTTACCACAAGTAAGTAACATAGCAGGACATAGACATAATATTGCAGGAGCATATGGATACTATAACGGAGAACATGCATTTGCATTAGGATTATCAGGATTAAATGAAACAGGAAACTTAGTATATAAGGCAAGTGGATCATTAAATACTAAAGGACATGTTGCACTTGGAGCAGGACTTGGATATCAATTTGACAAATTAGAATCAAGAAAAAAAGATATGTTAACATTACAAAGAAATGGAAATATTAACTTACTTGATGAAAAAGTTTATGAACTTGAAAATAGAGTTGAAAACTTAGAAAATAAAATATTAGAGCTTGAAAAAATGTTACAAGAAGTACTGAAAAAATAA
- the arcA gene encoding arginine deiminase, with the protein MVINVRSEINTLKKVLLHRPGRELLNLTPDTLERLLFDDVPFLKVAQAEHDRFAEILRENGVEVVYLEDLVAETLETSHELKVQFLKQFIEEGGVQLEVYKEALLNFFLSYTDTKEMVLKTMEGVNMSELKLPRKDLVSYLEDPTELILDPMPNLYFTRDPFASTQNGVILNRMYSVTRNRETIYAYYIFHYHPEYKGQVTFFYDRTNPFHIEGGDVLNINDKVLAIGISQRTEAAAIDLAAKTLLFDEANSNIEAILAFRIAEKRAWMHLDTVFTQIDHDKFSVHPEILGPLQVFELTRDGNEVKVTPKEGKLEEILEQYMGVKVTLIPCGGGDRIAAEREQWNDGSNTLCIAPGKVIVYERNDVTNALLREHGINVIEMPSAELSRGRGGPRCMSMPLVRDEK; encoded by the coding sequence ATGGTTATTAATGTAAGAAGTGAGATTAACACTTTAAAAAAAGTATTGCTACACAGACCTGGTAGAGAATTATTGAATTTAACACCAGATACTTTAGAAAGATTACTATTTGATGATGTACCTTTCTTAAAAGTAGCTCAAGCAGAACATGATAGATTTGCTGAAATTTTAAGAGAAAATGGAGTTGAAGTAGTTTACTTAGAAGATTTAGTTGCTGAAACTTTAGAAACTTCTCATGAATTAAAAGTTCAATTCTTGAAACAATTTATTGAAGAAGGTGGAGTACAACTTGAAGTATACAAAGAAGCTTTATTAAATTTCTTCTTAAGTTATACAGATACTAAAGAAATGGTTCTTAAAACTATGGAAGGTGTTAATATGTCTGAATTAAAACTTCCTAGAAAAGATTTAGTAAGTTATTTAGAAGATCCAACAGAATTAATTTTAGATCCTATGCCTAACTTATACTTTACAAGAGATCCATTTGCATCAACTCAAAATGGTGTAATACTAAATAGAATGTACTCTGTAACAAGAAATAGAGAAACTATTTATGCATATTATATATTCCATTATCATCCAGAATATAAAGGACAAGTTACTTTCTTCTATGATAGAACTAATCCTTTCCATATAGAAGGTGGAGACGTATTAAACATTAATGATAAAGTATTAGCAATAGGAATCTCTCAAAGAACTGAAGCAGCAGCTATAGATTTAGCGGCAAAAACTTTATTATTTGATGAAGCAAATTCAAATATAGAAGCAATATTAGCATTTAGAATAGCTGAAAAAAGAGCATGGATGCATTTAGATACAGTATTCACACAAATAGACCATGACAAATTTAGTGTACATCCTGAAATTTTAGGACCATTACAAGTATTTGAATTAACTAGAGATGGTAATGAAGTAAAAGTAACACCAAAAGAAGGTAAACTTGAAGAAATATTAGAACAATATATGGGTGTTAAAGTTACATTAATACCTTGTGGTGGTGGAGATAGAATAGCTGCAGAAAGAGAACAATGGAATGATGGTTCAAATACTTTATGTATAGCTCCAGGTAAAGTAATAGTTTATGAAAGAAATGATGTTACTAATGCATTACTTAGAGAACATGGAATAAATGTTATTGAAATGCCAAGTGCCGAATTATCAAGAGGACGTGGAGGACCAAGATGTATGTCTATGCCTTTAGTAAGGGATGAAAAATAA